A genomic stretch from Perognathus longimembris pacificus isolate PPM17 chromosome 5, ASM2315922v1, whole genome shotgun sequence includes:
- the Kcnmb2 gene encoding calcium-activated potassium channel subunit beta-2 produces the protein MFIWTSGRTSSSYRHDEKRNIYQKIRDHDLLDRRKTVTALKAGEDRAILLGLAMMVCSIMMYFLLGITLLRSYMQSVWTEESQCTLLNVSITETFNCSFNCGTDCWKMSQYPCLQVYVNLTSSGEKLLLYHTEETMKINQKCSYIPKCGKNFEESMSLVNVVMENFRKYQHFACYSDPEGNQKTVILTKLYSFNVLFHSLFWPTCMMAGGIAIVAMVKLTQYLSLLCERIQRINR, from the exons AAATATCTACCAAAAAATCAGAGACCATGACCTCCTGGACAGGAGGAAAACAGTCACAGCACTTAAAGCTGGAGAAGACCGGGCCATTCTCTTGGGACTAGCCATGATGGTTTGTTCCATCATGATGTACTTTCTTCTGGGAATCACACTCCTACGCTCATACATGCAGAG TGTGTGGACTGAAGAGTCTCAATGCACCTTGCTAAATGTGTCCATTACAGAAACCTTTAATTGCTCCTTCAACTGTGGTACAGACTGTTGGAAAATGTCTCAGTACCCCTGCCTTCAAGTGTATGTGAACCTGACTTCCTCTGGGGAAAAGCTTCTCCTCTACCACACTGAAGagacaatgaaaataaatcagaAG TGCTCCTATATACCTAAGTGTGGAAAAAACTTTGAGGAATCCATGTCTCTGGTGAATGTTGTCATGGAAAACTTCAGAAAGTATCAACACTTTGCCTGCTACTCTGATCCAGAAGGAAACCAGAAAACCGTCATTCTAACCAAACTCTACAGTTTCAATGTGCTGTTCCATTCACTTTTCTGGCCAACATGTATGATGGCTGGGGGCATTGCGATTGTTGCCATGGTGAAACTCACGCAGTACCTCTCTCTGCTTTGTGAGCGGATCCAGCGGATcaatagataa